A stretch of the Lolium perenne isolate Kyuss_39 chromosome 3, Kyuss_2.0, whole genome shotgun sequence genome encodes the following:
- the LOC127341630 gene encoding protein FAR1-RELATED SEQUENCE 5, with translation MDHVESEMSSCPMETKDCADAESIVVTSSTISDCFSTPTSSRSIPFCITSWTPECDEAKKPAIGMEFKDLGEAEHFYKSYAHSVGFSVRKGQSRTVGNEQVWKRFYCNGRGWRSEKEQTKIKRKTKVTRCDCQAMITLKWKGNKYIVTAFFEDHTHELASPSKQQFLRSNREVSDSAKSSLFTCHTASIGTSAAYRLLRVGDGGFAKVGCTKRDFQNYHRYLKCAINTSDAQMFIDNLARRKEANPAFFFDYMLDEKGRLVHIFWADTTSRKNYSHFGDVISFDSTYTTNQYNMIFAPFTGVNHHKQSIFLGAALISNEKAESYIWVFETFLKAMGGKKPSLIITDEAASIKMAIDKVLPSTMHRLCMWHIMRKVPEKVEPSLRNNDDFYARLNSCVWGSETAIEFEEAWSALINDFSLQDNTWFADRYSIRESWVPAYYKDIYLAGILRTTSRSESANSFFSHFIGYKYALVEFWLRFVTALEEQRHNELIEENANLQSMPELRTSWKIEKHASSVFTHKVFDALQKEILAAREYCVVESMRHEGEEKTTLISDGRSSKVREVVLNTATMDAHCTCKLFKSHGIPCRHVILVLRGARIDQLPSQFILKRWTKLCKKKAMFDEDGNLLEEKAKSPLDLAMENKTSSARKDFEESIRLAAHSVETMDIVTTCLANLVDTIRKMVPADKQTRKDEFESFLGCSIPSQIEIHPPSDVRSPGKCKRIKGHLDKGVKKSKVAGDKEKGKTIRMCSLCHQLGTHDKRTCHTKSTQ, from the exons ATGGATCACGTGGAGAGTGAGATGTCATCGTGTCCTATGGAAACAAAAGATTGTGCTGATGCTGAATCCATTGTTGTCACGAGCTCTACCATATCAGATTGCTTTAGTACGCCAACGAGCAGCAGGAGCATTCCATTTTGT ATTACCTCCTGGACCCCTGAATGTGACGAGGCAAAAAAACCAGCCATAGGCATGGAGTTCAAAGATTTGGGTGAGGCTGAGCACTTCTACAAGTCGTATGCCCATAGTGTTGGTTTTTCTGTACGGAAAGGGCAGAGTAGAACCGTTGGAAATGAACAAGTGTGGAAGAGATTCTATTGCAATGGACGTGGCTGGCGATCAGAGAAAGAGCAAACCAAGATTAAGCGCAAGACAAAAGTTACTAGGTGTGACTGCCAGGCAATGATAACTCTAAAATGGAAAGGCAATAAATACATTGTGACAGCATTTTTTGAGGACCATACACATGAGTTAGCCTCGCCTAGCAAGCAACAATTCCTGAGATCGAATAGAGAAGTTAGTGACAGTGCAAAGAGTTCACTGTTCACATGCCACACAGCAAGCATTGGCACCTCTGCGGCCTACCGCTTACTTCGTGTCGGAGATGGTGGGTTTGCCAAAGTAGGTTGCACAAAGAGAGATTTTCAAAATTATCATCGCTACTTGAAATGCGCTATAAATACCTCAGATGCACAGATGTTCATTGACAATCTAGCTAGGAGGAAGGAAGCCAACCCAGCATTCTTCTTTGATTACATGCTGGATGAGAAGGGGCGATTGGTGCACATATTTTGGGCTGATACAACTTCTAGGAAGAACTACTCACATTTTGGAGACGTTATCTCTTTTGATTCAACATATACAACCAATCAGTATAATATGATATTTGCACCTTTCACAGGAGTGAACCACCATAAGCAATCAATATTCCTTGGTGCGGCACTTATCTCCAATGAAAAGGCAGAGTCGTATATCTGGGTGTTTGAGACCTTTTTGAAGGCAATGGGAGGAAAGAAGCCTAGCCTCATAATAACAGATGAAGCTGCTAGTATTAAGATGGCTattgacaaagttcttccatcAACTATGCATCGCCTATGCATGTGGCACATTATGCGAAAGGTCCCTGAGAAGGTGGAACCTTCTTTGAGGAACAATGACGATTTCTATGCCCGCCTCAATTCATGTGTTTGGGGTTCTGAAACTGCAATAGAATTTGAGGAGGCCTGGTCTGCCCTCATCAATGATTTTTCTTTGCAAGATAACACCTGGTTTGCTGATAGGTATTCAATTCGTGAGTCATGGGTGCCTGCGTACTATAAGGACATATATCTGGCTGGAATTCTGAGGACCACCTCTAGGTCAGAGAGTGCGAACAGTTTTTTTAGCCATTTCATTGGTTACAAGTATGCATTAGTCGAGTTCTGGCTCAGGTTTGTAACTGCCTTAGAGGAGCAACGCCACAATGAGTTGATTGAAGAGAATGCCAATTTGCAATCAATGCCTGAGCTGCGAACATCATGGAAAATAGAGAAGCATGCTAGTAGTGTCTTCacgcacaaggtgtttgatgcattACAGAAAGAGATCCTCGCAGCTCGTGAATACTGTGTTGTTGAGAGTATGAGACATGAGGGGGAGGAGAAAACCACATTAATTAGTGATGGCCGATCTTCCAAGGTTCGAGAGGTAGTACTTAACACAGCAACAATGGATGCTCATTGCACCTGCAAGCTATTTAAGTCTCATGGTATTCCATGTCGTCATGTTATTCTTGTTTTGAGAGGTGCAAGGATTGACCAACTTCCAAGCCAGTTCATTCTGAAAAGATGGACAAAACTGTGCAAAAAAAAAGCCATGTTTGATGAAGATGGCAACCTCTTGGAAGAGAAGGCAAAGAGCCCCCTGGATTTAGCAATGGAAAACAAAACTTCTAGTGCACGTAAGGACTTCGAGGAATCCATTCGCTTGGCTGCACACTCAGTTGAAACCATGGACATAGTTACAACATGTCTCGCCAATCTTGTGGATACTATTAGAAAAATGGTTCCAGCGGACaaacaaacaaggaaggatgaatTTGAGTCTTTCCTCGGCTGTAGCATTCCTTCCCAAATTGAAATACATCCACCATCTGATGTTCGCTCTCCTGGGAAATGCAAGAGAATTAAAGGACACTTGGACAAGGGAGTGAAAAAAAGCAAGGTCGCTGGGGACAAGGAGAAGGGAAAGACAATACGGATGTGTTCTTTATGTCACCAGCTGGGTACACATGATAAGCGCACTTGTCATACAAAATCCACACAGTAG
- the LOC127341632 gene encoding 2-oxoglutarate and iron-dependent oxygenase domain-containing protein CP2-like gives MLKSENWPLHAQLYKMNPHAFFLPSFLRAIRGNTIQSFSDIIHEPAPKVYTFPMFRPAFCEMLMNEVENFQNWAHREKQEINDPNNFHKPSRGTTISDIGMKGMLDDLMKKFISPISKVLFPEVGGRSLDSQHSYVVSYGGDDGGGRPGCSYDGYDNGLDIHVEDSHITLNVCLGKQFTHGQMLFVGSRCGTHVNSEAQPQIIICGLRTFPEWQALKE, from the exons ATGCTGAAAAGTGAAAACTGG CCTCTACATGCCCAACTGTACAAAATGAATCCTCATGCTTTCTTCTTGCCATCATTTCTCCGAGCCATTCGTGGAAATACAATACAAAGTTTCAGTGATATCATCCATGAGCCGGCACCTAAAGTGTACACATTTCCCATGTTTCGACCGGCATTCTGCGAAATGCTCATGAACGAG gttgaaaattttcaaaactgGGCACATAGAGAAAAACAAGAGATAAATGATCCAAATAACTTTCACAAGCCTAGCCGTGGAACCACTATTTCTGATATTGGAATGAAAGGGATGCTTGATGACCTCATGAAGAAGTTTATCTCACCTATTTCCAAAG TTCTTTTCCCTGAAGTGGGGGGTAGAAGTCTGGACTCTCAACATTCTTATGTTGTTTcatatggtggagatgatggcggTGGCAGACCTGGTTGTTCATATGATGGATATGACAATGGCCTAG ATATACATGTGGAGGACTCTCATATTACACTAAATGTCTGCCTAGGCAAACAATTTACTCATGGTCAAATGTTGTTTGTTGGTAGTCGTTGTGGGACCCATGTTAATTCAGAAGCACAACCCCAG ATAATCATTTGTGGGCTAAGAACTTTCCCCGAGTGGCAAGCACTAAAGGAGTAG
- the LOC139837905 gene encoding 2-oxoglutarate and iron-dependent oxygenase domain-containing protein CP2-like translates to MAPIRRNKNRSHQNQQGLVVPDWRPELKLRDHPDPDHVLEDYSDVVNPETDVLAPEIYQDMERRLPPQLLQATRHEKLLFMRRIIRNHLPAPAKGIMVDIMWRQYIQNIHSHYQPLHPELYKMNPAAFFLPSFLRAIRGNTAESFMDIIHEVIAPSVYAFPMLRPVFCEMLMDEFFFLELVAGLWTHNILLLFHIVEMTVA, encoded by the exons ATGGCTCCCATTCGCCGGAACAAGAACAGATCCCACCAGAACCAGCAGGGGTTGGTGGTGCCCGATTGGCGGCCGGAGCTGAAGCTGCGTGACCACCCTGATCCGGACCACGTGCTGGAGGACTACTCCGACGTGGTGAATCCAGAGACGGACGTGCTCGCGCCTGAGATATACCAAGACATGGAGCGCCGTCTGCCACCTCAACTCCTCCAAGCTacacgccacgagaagctcttgttCATGCGGCGCATCATCAGAAATCACCTCCCCGCACCGGCCAAGGGAATCATG GTGGACATCATGTGGAGACAATACATCCAGAATATCCATTCGCACTATCAG CCTCTACATCCCGAACTCTACAAAATGAACCCCGCAGCTTTCTTCTTGCCTTCGTTTCTGCGTGCCATCCGGGGAAACACTGCAGAAAGTTTCATGGATATCATTCACGAGGTCATAGCACCTTCAGTCTATGCATTTCCTATGTTGCGACCTGTATTCTGCGAGATGCTCATGGATGAG TTCTTTTTCCTGGAGTTGGTGGCGGGTCTTTGGACTCACAACATTCTTTTGTTGTTTCATATAGTGGAGATGACAGTGGCCTAG